From one Micromonospora siamensis genomic stretch:
- a CDS encoding AfsR/SARP family transcriptional regulator, translating to MGQADVTAECLGVFFVERTVEFSILGPIEIRVDGDVVEVRGEIQRVLLIALLASEGRLCSTGALIDELWGENPPRNAENALQAHVSRLRRRLEAAESRSQRHRLVSSPSGYRLLADEDEVDALRFLRIMREVRDQPRMDPAEAVRKLRSALDLWRGPTFDSLTGGSICQAAAARYAESRLAVLELLYDNELKVGRHCEIIPELRELTETSGLNERLCEQLMVALYRAGRQTDALAVYRQMWARLKDEIGIDPSPTLKRYERAILTHHPGLRRTADHLALRH from the coding sequence ATGGGACAGGCCGACGTTACGGCCGAATGCCTGGGGGTGTTCTTCGTGGAGAGAACCGTCGAGTTCTCCATTCTCGGTCCGATTGAGATCCGTGTGGACGGGGACGTCGTCGAGGTCAGGGGAGAGATCCAGCGGGTGCTGCTGATCGCCCTGCTGGCCAGTGAAGGGCGGCTGTGCAGCACAGGCGCCCTGATCGACGAACTGTGGGGGGAGAACCCCCCACGCAACGCGGAGAACGCGCTGCAGGCCCACGTGAGCCGGCTACGCCGCCGGCTGGAGGCCGCCGAGTCCCGCAGCCAGCGCCACCGGCTGGTCAGCTCGCCGTCGGGCTACCGGCTGCTGGCCGACGAGGACGAGGTGGACGCCCTGCGGTTCCTGCGCATCATGCGGGAGGTGCGGGACCAGCCGCGGATGGACCCGGCGGAGGCGGTCCGCAAGCTGCGCTCCGCACTCGACCTCTGGCGCGGCCCCACCTTCGACTCGTTGACCGGCGGCTCGATCTGCCAGGCCGCCGCCGCCCGCTACGCCGAGTCCCGGCTGGCCGTGCTGGAACTGCTCTACGACAACGAGCTCAAGGTCGGGCGGCACTGCGAGATCATCCCCGAGCTGCGCGAACTGACCGAGACCAGCGGCCTCAACGAGCGCCTCTGCGAGCAGCTGATGGTGGCCCTCTACCGGGCCGGCCGGCAGACCGACGCCCTGGCCGTCTACCGCCAGATGTGGGCCCGCCTCAAGGACGAGATCGGCATCGACCCGTCGCCGACGTTGAAGCGCTACGAACGCGCCATCCTCACCCACCACCCCGGCCTGCGCCGGACCGCCGACCACCTCGCGCTGCGCCACTGA
- the fxsT gene encoding FxSxx-COOH system tetratricopeptide repeat protein, whose amino-acid sequence MSGTKKRPAPPDLFVSYAGPDRAWAEWAAWHLKAAGYSVELDVWDWAAGDNVTLRINDALDRAARVLALWSPSYFERDRFTTDEWTALMAQRPDVHGRRRLVPVRVAEVTPPPVVASLLHRDVFGLDEERARAVLLEAVQGPRDAKGRPEFPGTAKGRRTRGSGPRLPGVLPPVWNVPRRNAAFTGRGVPLVELRERLSGGSTAVVQALHGMGGVGKTTLAIEYAHRFAGSYDLVWWINAEQPTLIGEQFTALGAEAGWISADVQTTNSAALVLQRLRGETGWLLVFDNVEKREDLAAWLPQGAGHVLITSRNPGWDQLARPVPLPEFTRTESVQLLRHSLPALGGDRADELADRLGDLPLAVAQAAQVLDETGMGVADYLELLEKQTGEILSEGTPVGYPVPLAAVVRTSMERLSKEDEAAAQLLRVCAFLAPDPIPTDLFTAAPTGTLAPPLADTAASVLELAWSRGRIRGYGLARIGEQTIQLHRLTQAILRDNLDQDRRRGLRKQAEAILAAACPDDGRDPTYWPRWAQLIPHVTALDPAASDNEEFRELACHASSYLLSRGDLRAGRDFAERLHRGWTELLGPDDRQTLFAATNVANGDMSLGHYTEAQRLCEHIYQRRRHLLGDDDLDTLISANNLASNLHHLKQYDRAVELQQDTLERRRRIQGEDHPDTLTSAGNLAVVMRDVGKFEEAARLQHDTYLRRRRILGEDHRETLAAASHLAGDLGIQGRYAQALHLEQDTLSRRRRILGGDHPDTLKSLSSLATSLYLVGQYVQALHVQQDAHARQRRVMGDHHPSTLESAENLAQVLRAVGKAGEAKRLELWIQRHRPAGSPSPADPSPGDLD is encoded by the coding sequence ATGAGCGGCACGAAGAAGCGGCCCGCCCCACCGGACCTGTTCGTCTCGTACGCGGGGCCGGACCGGGCCTGGGCCGAGTGGGCGGCCTGGCACCTGAAGGCGGCCGGCTACTCCGTCGAGCTCGACGTGTGGGACTGGGCCGCGGGCGACAACGTGACGTTGCGGATCAACGACGCGCTGGACCGCGCCGCCCGGGTGCTGGCGCTGTGGTCACCGTCCTACTTCGAGCGTGACCGCTTCACCACCGACGAGTGGACCGCGCTCATGGCCCAGCGCCCCGACGTGCACGGCCGACGACGGCTCGTGCCGGTGCGGGTGGCCGAGGTGACCCCGCCACCGGTCGTGGCGTCCCTGCTGCACCGAGACGTGTTCGGCCTGGACGAGGAGCGGGCCAGGGCGGTGCTGCTGGAGGCGGTCCAGGGCCCCAGGGACGCCAAGGGCCGGCCGGAGTTCCCCGGCACCGCCAAGGGACGCAGGACTCGGGGATCCGGGCCACGGCTGCCCGGCGTGCTGCCGCCGGTGTGGAACGTGCCCCGGCGCAACGCGGCGTTCACCGGACGCGGCGTACCCCTGGTCGAGCTGCGCGAACGACTCAGCGGCGGCAGCACCGCCGTGGTCCAGGCCCTGCACGGCATGGGCGGGGTCGGCAAGACGACCCTGGCCATCGAGTACGCGCACCGCTTCGCCGGCAGCTACGACCTGGTGTGGTGGATCAACGCGGAACAGCCCACCCTGATCGGCGAGCAGTTCACCGCCCTGGGCGCCGAGGCCGGCTGGATCTCCGCCGACGTCCAGACCACCAACTCCGCGGCGCTGGTGCTGCAACGCCTGCGCGGCGAGACGGGTTGGCTGCTCGTCTTCGACAACGTCGAGAAACGCGAGGACCTGGCCGCCTGGCTGCCCCAGGGCGCCGGGCACGTGCTGATCACCTCCCGCAATCCCGGCTGGGACCAGCTCGCCCGCCCGGTCCCGCTGCCGGAGTTCACCCGGACCGAGTCCGTGCAGCTGCTGCGGCACAGCCTGCCCGCCCTGGGCGGGGATCGGGCCGACGAGCTGGCCGACCGGCTCGGCGACCTCCCGTTGGCGGTGGCGCAGGCCGCGCAGGTGCTGGACGAGACCGGGATGGGGGTAGCCGACTACCTGGAACTGCTGGAGAAGCAGACCGGCGAGATCCTGTCGGAGGGCACCCCGGTGGGCTACCCGGTGCCGCTGGCCGCCGTGGTGCGGACGTCGATGGAGCGGTTGTCCAAAGAGGACGAGGCTGCCGCACAGCTCCTGCGGGTGTGCGCATTCCTGGCACCCGACCCGATCCCGACCGATCTGTTCACCGCCGCACCGACGGGCACGCTGGCGCCACCACTGGCCGACACCGCGGCATCGGTCCTGGAACTGGCCTGGAGCAGGGGACGGATCCGTGGTTACGGGCTGGCCAGGATCGGCGAGCAGACCATCCAGCTGCACCGGCTGACCCAGGCGATCCTGCGGGACAACCTCGACCAGGACCGCCGACGGGGACTGCGGAAGCAGGCCGAGGCGATCCTCGCCGCCGCCTGCCCCGACGACGGCAGGGATCCGACGTACTGGCCTCGGTGGGCGCAGCTGATCCCGCACGTGACCGCCCTGGACCCGGCGGCCAGCGACAACGAGGAGTTCCGGGAGCTGGCCTGCCACGCCAGCTCGTACCTGCTGTCCCGAGGGGACCTTCGGGCCGGCCGGGACTTCGCCGAGCGGCTGCACCGGGGGTGGACGGAGCTGCTCGGCCCGGACGACCGGCAAACCCTCTTCGCGGCCACCAACGTGGCGAACGGTGACATGAGCCTCGGTCACTACACCGAAGCCCAACGCCTCTGCGAGCACATCTACCAGCGCCGTCGTCACCTGCTCGGCGACGATGATCTGGACACCCTGATCTCGGCGAACAACCTCGCCAGCAACCTCCACCACCTCAAGCAGTACGACCGGGCCGTCGAGCTTCAACAGGACACCCTGGAGCGGCGGCGACGCATTCAGGGCGAGGACCACCCGGACACGCTGACGTCGGCCGGGAACCTCGCCGTCGTCATGCGTGACGTCGGAAAGTTCGAGGAGGCCGCCCGCCTCCAGCACGACACCTACCTCCGTCGTCGGCGGATTCTCGGCGAGGACCATCGGGAAACGCTCGCCGCAGCCAGCCATCTCGCCGGCGACCTCGGAATTCAGGGCAGGTACGCCCAGGCCCTCCACCTCGAGCAGGACACCCTGAGCCGTCGCCGCCGGATCCTCGGCGGCGACCACCCCGACACGCTCAAGTCACTCAGCAGCCTCGCCACCAGCCTCTACCTGGTGGGCCAGTACGTCCAGGCCCTCCACGTGCAGCAGGACGCCCACGCCCGTCAGCGCCGCGTCATGGGTGACCACCACCCGTCCACCCTGGAGTCGGCCGAGAATCTGGCGCAGGTGCTGCGCGCTGTCGGGAAGGCGGGCGAGGCGAAACGCCTGGAACTCTGGATCCAGCGACACCGTCCCGCCGGCAGCCCGTCGCCCGCCGACCCGTCGCCGGGCGACCTCGACTGA
- a CDS encoding TetR/AcrR family transcriptional regulator — MTRRAAEIRLDALLRTACDVIVERGLANTRTADVAEAAGVSQALVFYHFATKDRLLAQAFAYAVEQDLARLDAVVRSTAPPLVKLRRILRLYAPAGRSTSWSMWIDGWAESLRTPELEKVSRRLDLRWREDLAAVISDGVREGTFECTDPAGAAWRISAVMDGLAVQLAVHDRVISRRQLASWIRLVAARELGLDPTELE, encoded by the coding sequence GTGACGAGACGTGCCGCCGAGATCCGCCTGGATGCCCTGCTGCGGACGGCCTGTGACGTGATCGTCGAACGGGGGCTGGCCAACACCCGGACGGCCGACGTGGCCGAGGCCGCCGGGGTGAGCCAGGCCCTGGTGTTCTACCACTTCGCCACCAAGGACCGGCTGCTCGCGCAGGCCTTCGCGTACGCGGTCGAGCAGGATCTCGCCCGGCTCGACGCGGTGGTCCGCTCGACCGCCCCGCCGCTGGTCAAGCTGCGGCGGATCCTGCGGCTCTACGCCCCCGCCGGCCGGTCGACGTCCTGGTCGATGTGGATCGACGGGTGGGCGGAGTCGCTGCGTACCCCGGAGTTGGAGAAGGTCTCCCGCCGGCTCGACCTGCGGTGGCGCGAGGACCTCGCGGCGGTGATCTCCGACGGCGTCCGGGAGGGCACCTTCGAGTGCACCGACCCGGCCGGCGCGGCCTGGCGGATCAGCGCGGTGATGGACGGGCTGGCGGTGCAGCTCGCCGTCCACGACCGGGTGATCTCCCGCCGCCAACTCGCGTCGTGGATCCGCCTGGTGGCGGCCCGCGAGCTGGGGCTGGACCCGACCGAGCTGGAGTGA
- a CDS encoding MmgE/PrpD family protein has product MPSLLRTLTSWAAGLDLADVPDRVVELAGSQILSQLAAIRAGLAHPLGGRLVRAYGPPRQADPRQAACVLAALGSWLNLDDTAYAGHLGNSTVAVPLAYAGPRELDGRRLLAAVIAANECAARITAAATLGPLRGQSALHTHLAGGVAGRLRCEDAPPDRWTDALSLAFSSPPWPVMHAFLGGDAKLFNAFTPVRMAMDSCDAAAAGLGGPEDVLEHPDGFLSRFATVPLPEVLTRGLGERWHTETLSFKVRPGGPGVDAAVDCAVRLHPQLPGDWLERLDRIDVDASVYTVHVGERSGRYAEGPGAALSSLLLAVPYCVATALLTGDLTVADFQEPAVRDPRRWELAARVRLRHDARLTRALFDSTAPFGEALREAGPRAVDWLGQLGGARLAELLDPAGTPAVDFADAVKRTPAHVTVGLTGGAVHRAEQDVPVGGNGPDTRARHGELMRHKYLTHGGSPATADAWADLAKLSAPEVARLVAASLPRVPAPR; this is encoded by the coding sequence CTCTCCCAGCTCGCCGCGATCCGGGCCGGCCTCGCCCACCCGCTCGGCGGTCGGCTCGTCCGCGCCTACGGGCCGCCCCGCCAGGCCGACCCTCGGCAGGCCGCCTGCGTGCTCGCCGCGCTCGGCTCGTGGCTGAACCTCGACGACACCGCGTACGCCGGGCACCTGGGCAACTCGACGGTCGCGGTGCCGCTGGCGTACGCCGGTCCGCGGGAGCTCGACGGGCGCCGGCTGTTGGCCGCGGTCATCGCGGCCAACGAGTGCGCGGCCCGGATCACCGCGGCGGCGACCCTCGGGCCGCTGCGCGGCCAGAGCGCCCTGCACACCCACCTCGCCGGCGGCGTCGCCGGCCGGCTGCGCTGCGAGGACGCCCCGCCGGATCGGTGGACCGACGCCCTGAGCCTGGCCTTCAGCAGCCCACCCTGGCCGGTCATGCACGCCTTCCTCGGCGGCGACGCGAAGCTGTTCAACGCCTTCACGCCGGTGCGGATGGCCATGGACAGCTGCGACGCCGCAGCGGCCGGGCTGGGCGGACCGGAGGACGTGCTGGAACATCCGGACGGCTTCCTGAGCCGCTTCGCGACCGTGCCGCTGCCCGAGGTGCTCACCCGTGGCCTCGGCGAGCGGTGGCACACCGAGACGCTGTCGTTCAAGGTCCGCCCGGGCGGGCCCGGGGTCGACGCGGCGGTCGACTGCGCCGTACGGCTGCACCCCCAGCTGCCCGGGGACTGGCTGGAGCGGCTCGACCGGATCGACGTCGACGCCTCCGTCTACACCGTCCACGTGGGCGAACGCTCCGGCCGGTACGCCGAGGGCCCCGGCGCCGCGCTCAGCTCGCTGCTGCTCGCCGTGCCGTACTGCGTGGCGACGGCGCTGCTCACCGGCGACCTCACCGTCGCCGACTTCCAGGAGCCGGCGGTACGCGATCCGCGCCGCTGGGAGCTGGCCGCCCGGGTCCGGCTGCGGCACGACGCCCGGCTGACCCGCGCCCTGTTCGACTCCACCGCACCGTTCGGGGAGGCGCTGCGGGAGGCTGGCCCCCGGGCCGTCGACTGGCTCGGCCAGCTCGGCGGCGCCCGGCTGGCGGAGCTGCTCGACCCGGCCGGCACCCCGGCGGTGGACTTCGCCGACGCGGTCAAGCGCACCCCGGCGCACGTCACGGTCGGGCTCACCGGCGGCGCCGTCCACCGGGCCGAGCAGGACGTCCCGGTCGGCGGGAACGGGCCGGACACCCGGGCCCGGCACGGCGAGCTGATGCGGCACAAGTACCTCACCCACGGCGGCAGCCCCGCCACCGCGGACGCGTGGGCCGATCTGGCGAAGCTGTCGGCGCCCGAGGTGGCGCGACTGGTGGCGGCGTCGCTGCCGCGCGTACCCGCGCCGCGTTGA